The DNA sequence TGGATAATTCATTGTAAAGAGTTTTTTCTCAAACTCTTTATCAAATCCATTCATAATCGCCATAGCAACCATAAGAACCGTCAAACCAATGGCAACACCAAAAAACGCTAAAAGTGATATAACGGTTATAAAGGGTTGAGACTTGTCAAATCGTAAATACTTTTTGACAAGATAGAGACTAAGATTCTTTTGCACCCTATACCCTTACGCTAAAAGCCCTTTTTTAGGACCACTCTTGCCACAACATTGCTTATACTTTTTACCACTTCCACAAGGACATGGCTCATTGCGTGCCGTTTTTTTATCTTTATCATCATCTTCTGCTTCTTCAAATGGACTTTGATGTTGAAGTATCGCGTTAGCGTTGGATTCTTCCATTCTTCGGATCATCTCTTCCATAGCACGTCTCTCTTCTTCTTCTTTGTTATCGCGAAGTTGGACGATATGAAGCGTTCTAAAACTTTCAAATTTGATCTGTTCAACCAGTTCAATAAAGAGATTGTAGCTCTCTTTTTTATACTCAGTCAAAGGATCTTTTTGATTATAGCCACGAAGACTAATGCCCGTTTTCAAAATATCCATTTGATATAAATGCGATCTCCACGCATTATCAAGCACTTGAAGGTATAAAATACGCTCAATTTCCTTGCGTTGTGTCTCATCGACTACAGACATCTTCGCATTAAAACTTTGCTCAAGCTGTTCTGTAATCATCTCTTTGAGCGCCACAAAATCTAGACCTTGTAAAGCTTTCATATCAAAAGATTCACCTAATTCATCTTTCAAAATAGAAACTAAACGCTCAATATTATAATCTGCTTGTGTGATACCTTCATAAATTTCTGCTTTATAAAGTAAGCCTGTCACAAAGTCAACGCGAATCTCTTTAATTCTCGTTTCAATATCAAAATTAGGATTTAAAAGGTCATTTCTAAAATTATAAATGGCTTTACGTTGTTTATTGGCAACATCATCGTATTCCAAAAGATGTTTACGAGACTCAAAGTGAAGCGCTTCAACTTTTTTCTGTGCGTTTTCAACGGCACGTGTCACCATTTTAGACTCGATGTGCTCGCCTTCTTCAATACCTAAACGCTCCATAATCGCTTTAATTCTATCACTTCCAAAAATTCTTAAAAGGTTATCTTCAAGGCTTAGATAAAAGCGACTTTTTCCATTATCGCCCTGACGACCTGAACGTCCACGAAGCTGGTTATCGATACGACGGCTTTCATGGCGCTCTGTACCAATGATATAAAGACCTCCAAGGGCTTTAATTTCATCGTTAAGCTTAATATCAACGCCACGACCTGCCATGTTAGTTGCAATCGTTACAGCGCCTTTTGCACCTGCATCTTTAATAATCTGTGCTTCTTTTTCATGGTTTTTAGCATTTAAAACAGAGTGTGGCACTTTCTCTTTTTTCAAAAGCGCATGGAGTAATTCACTTTTTTCAATCGAAGCTGTACCCACAAGAACGGGTTGCCCTTTTTCATGGCATGCCTTAATGTCTTTAATAACTGCTTCAAACTTCTCACGTTCTGTTTTGTAGATAAGATCGTTCATATCTTCTCTGCGCATAGGAACGTTTGTAGGAATGGAGATAACGTCTAAATTATAAATTTGTGCAAACTCAGTCGCTTCGGTTTGAGCTGTTCCTGTCATACCTGCTAATTTTTTGTAAAGTCTAAAATAATTTTGGAATGTAATATCAGCAAGTGTTTGTGACTCTTCTTTGATCATCACACCCTCTTTTGCCTCTAGAGCTTGGTGTAATCCTTCACTAAAGCGCCTTCCTTCACTTAAACGGCCTGTAAACTCATCGACAATAATAATTTCACCCTCGCGAACCACATAATCCACATCTGCCGTAAAAAGGTAATGTGCTTTAAGCGCTTGATCAAGATGATGCGATAAAACTGCATTTTCAAGACTGTAAAGGTTATCGACGTCAAAAAGTTTTTCAGCGTTACTAATGCCATCTTCGGTCATCAAAATAGTACGATTTTTTTCATCTACGGTAAAATCAGCCTCTTTGGTCAACTTTCTTGCAACACCATCAGCGATTTTATAGCCATCAAGTGTGCGATTAGCAGGTCCTGAGATGATAAGTGGTGTTCTTGCTTCATCGATTAAAATTGAATCCACTTCATCCACAATAACAAAATTATGAGCGTGTTGAACTTTTTCATCCAACGAGTAACGCATATTATCTCTTAAATAGTCAAACCCAAATTCATTATTCGTTCCATAGGTAATATCCGCGTCATACTGTGCTTTACGCTTGGCATCATTCTCTAAATCATTGGTTACAATACCAACACTTAAACCTAAAAAATTATAGATGCGAGACATATCAGTAGCATCTCTTTTGGCAAGATAGTCATTGACGGTTACAACATGAACACCCTCACCTGTCATGGCATTAAGAACAACAGGAAGTGTCGCAACCAAGGTTTTACCTTCACCCGTTTTCATTTCAGCAATGTCACCACCATGGAGTACTAAACCACCAACCATCTGCACATCAAAATGACGCATACCCGTGGTTCGCTTACTCGCTTCTCTTGTTATGGCAAAAACATCATTTAAAACATCGTCAATTTTACTTGTACCCGCTCTTACCTCTTGTTTCAAGGATTCAAAGGCTTCTTTTAAGGCTTCATCACTTAATTTTTCATACGTTGGCTCTAAGGCATTGATCTTTTTAACGCGCCCCTGAAGGTCTTTGACAACGCGATCATTTTTAGTGCCAAAAATTTTACGAACAATATTACTCAACATCATGTGATTTCACCTCTATTTTTCTTTACTTTCATAGCATTAGTTTCTCTTAAAGCTTGGGATTTTATCATACTTTTACTATCTATTTGATAAAACTCCATATCTTATTGTCTTCTCAAGGAGTTTTTTATGCGATTTTTTTGGATATTTTTCTGTTTTACAACACTCCTTTTTGCCAAAATCAATCATTTCAAAACCATTCAAAGCGATTTTATTCAAAAAGTTACTAACGATCAAAACAAAACGATTGTCTATGAAGGCATTTTTTATGCAACTAATGACAAAAAAGCATTATGGATCTATGAAAAACCTGTGTCAAAAAAGATCTATTTTAATAACACACGTGTTTTAATTATTGAGCCTGAATTAGAGCAAGTGATTATTACAACACTTGAAAACACACCTAATATTGCACAGCTGCTTCAAGATGCAAAAGAAGTTGCACCCAATAAATATACAACAACCTATATGGGTACAACCTACACCATTATGGCAAGCAAAGAGAGTATTGATAAAGTCATTTATCGCGATAAACTTGATAACGCAGTCGAAATTGTTTTTTCAAATCAATCGAAAAATCTCTTTTTAGATGATGAACTTTTTCGTGCAGAAATTCCTAGAGGATATGATATTGTTCGAGAATGATAGACTACTTCTTGCATGCGTTACTAAAAAAATCTAACCTTTACATGTAACAATTTAAAGGTTTTCTGGCGGTGTCGGTTTTCCAAAGAAATAGCCTTGGAAATTCTGACATCCCATCTCTTTAAGCCTTTCAAATTGCTCCTGCGTTTCGACACCCTCAGCAATGACTTCCATATTAAAATTTTCGCCAATAGAAATAATCGTTTCAACAATCAAAGCATCACTACGATCAATGATAAAATCACGAATAAAGGATTGATCAATTTTAAGTTCATCAACATTCAAGCGTTTTAAATATTGTAAACTTGAATAACCCGTTCCAAAATCATCAATCGACAATGACAGACCTAAAGCTTTGAGCTCATGAATTTTTGCTAGTGCTTTGGTACTATCACCAATTAGAAGACTCTCAGTAAGCTCCAAACGAATCAATGATGGATCAATCTTAGCTGCCTCTAAAGCTAGGTGAACAACACTCACAAAATCTTCACGTTCAAATTGCTTAGTGCTTACATTTATTGACACACGCCATGTTGATTTTTCTGCATCATTTTCCCATATTTTGACTTGTGCCATAGCTTTTGAAAGCACCCATTGCCCTAAAGAAATAA is a window from the Sulfurospirillum oryzae genome containing:
- the lolA gene encoding LolA-like outer membrane lipoprotein chaperone; protein product: MRFFWIFFCFTTLLFAKINHFKTIQSDFIQKVTNDQNKTIVYEGIFYATNDKKALWIYEKPVSKKIYFNNTRVLIIEPELEQVIITTLENTPNIAQLLQDAKEVAPNKYTTTYMGTTYTIMASKESIDKVIYRDKLDNAVEIVFSNQSKNLFLDDELFRAEIPRGYDIVRE
- the secA gene encoding preprotein translocase subunit SecA, with amino-acid sequence MSNIVRKIFGTKNDRVVKDLQGRVKKINALEPTYEKLSDEALKEAFESLKQEVRAGTSKIDDVLNDVFAITREASKRTTGMRHFDVQMVGGLVLHGGDIAEMKTGEGKTLVATLPVVLNAMTGEGVHVVTVNDYLAKRDATDMSRIYNFLGLSVGIVTNDLENDAKRKAQYDADITYGTNNEFGFDYLRDNMRYSLDEKVQHAHNFVIVDEVDSILIDEARTPLIISGPANRTLDGYKIADGVARKLTKEADFTVDEKNRTILMTEDGISNAEKLFDVDNLYSLENAVLSHHLDQALKAHYLFTADVDYVVREGEIIIVDEFTGRLSEGRRFSEGLHQALEAKEGVMIKEESQTLADITFQNYFRLYKKLAGMTGTAQTEATEFAQIYNLDVISIPTNVPMRREDMNDLIYKTEREKFEAVIKDIKACHEKGQPVLVGTASIEKSELLHALLKKEKVPHSVLNAKNHEKEAQIIKDAGAKGAVTIATNMAGRGVDIKLNDEIKALGGLYIIGTERHESRRIDNQLRGRSGRQGDNGKSRFYLSLEDNLLRIFGSDRIKAIMERLGIEEGEHIESKMVTRAVENAQKKVEALHFESRKHLLEYDDVANKQRKAIYNFRNDLLNPNFDIETRIKEIRVDFVTGLLYKAEIYEGITQADYNIERLVSILKDELGESFDMKALQGLDFVALKEMITEQLEQSFNAKMSVVDETQRKEIERILYLQVLDNAWRSHLYQMDILKTGISLRGYNQKDPLTEYKKESYNLFIELVEQIKFESFRTLHIVQLRDNKEEEERRAMEEMIRRMEESNANAILQHQSPFEEAEDDDKDKKTARNEPCPCGSGKKYKQCCGKSGPKKGLLA